The following are encoded in a window of Harmonia axyridis chromosome 7, icHarAxyr1.1, whole genome shotgun sequence genomic DNA:
- the LOC123684225 gene encoding uncharacterized protein LOC123684225 produces MADEPAEPDKEINDPAVQMDEKKSQALNSEFLYYSSVLKIIAPTLTSDADQDHVIPWIRKLFRPEYHSSSLREKRNRYLLYLTLTMFNDELIGVFESDPPEASLRDLGSLPEYRVEAASWERDDTWRDVLVSLPEDFKPLECSVHANKDDCKKDHALDRVLDQEFQFYLYLARPYAALMLNAEDRTKVACWLQTLCTIQGNCCSSMKAVRNDYMMALLGYISDLRAVGPFIEKPPWKSLPPLAQLAKECLDNSTVLDPTSTMANEFLQNQPVPEDGAFCYIALTGDLIESSFGGPGV; encoded by the exons ATGGCCGATGAACCAGCAGAACCAGACAAAGAGATCAATGATCCTGCTGTGCAAATGGATGAGAA GAAGAGCCAAGCGCTCAACTCTGAGTTCTTGTACTACAGTTCAGTGCTGAAAATTATAGCTCCAACACTTACAAGTGATGCAGATCAAGACCATGTCATTCCCTGGATAAGAAAATTGTTCAGACCTGAGTATCATTCGTCTTCACTAAGAGAGAAGAGGAATCG GTACCTTTTATACCTAACACTTACGATGTTTAATGATGAACTGATCGGAGTTTTCGAATCTGATCCTCCTGAAGCATCTTTAAGAGATTTGGGTTCTTTGCCTGAATACCGAGTGGAGGCTGCTTCTTGGGAAAGAGATGACACATGGAGAGATGTTCTGGTTTCACTTCCTGAAGATTTCAAACCCCTGGAATGCTCGGTTCACGCAAACAAGGATGACTGCAAAAAAGATCATGCTTTAGACAGA GTGTTGGATCAAGAATTCCAATTTTACTTGTACTTAGCGAGACCATATGCAGCTTTGATGCTCAACGCTGAAGATCGAACGAAGGTTGCTTGCTGGCTTCAAACCCTCTGTACTATACAAGGAAATTGCTGCTCCAGTATGAAAGCTGTTAGGAATGACTACATGATGGCTCTGCTAGG GTACATATCAGATCTTCGAGCTGTTGGTCCTTTTATCGAGAAACCACCATGGAAAAGCCTTCCACCTCTAGCGCAACTGGCTAAGGAATGCTTGGATAACAGCACAGTTCTCGATCCCACCAGTACTATGGCAAATGAGTTCCTTCAGAATCAACCTGTGCCAGAAGATGGCGCTTTCTGTTACATTGCTCTGACTGGGGATCTCATTGAAAGTAGCTTTGGAGGTCCAGGAGTATAG